From Thermoleophilia bacterium, one genomic window encodes:
- the plsX gene encoding phosphate acyltransferase PlsX — protein MNHARTSPGPDAGRPVSVPEHVPAPERSPEAQAVVLTLDAEGGDHAPEEIVAGALEVAGPRLRVLLVGRPEVLSPLLGEHAGRSYVEVVPSRTVITCEDEPAAAVKNMPDSSIVVGARTVAEGRSQGFVSAGSTGAVLAASLLVIRRAGNIRRPAIVTTIPGESGPVALLDAGANADCRPEHLLEFARLGSAFARTVLGIAQPRVGLLNIGEEPAKGNELARAAYKLLEASGLVFVGNVEGRDLLTGAADVVVTDGFTGNVALKLLEGCASSIFRRVKTAANANMLTKVGGLLLRPALRQLRSSLDPEEYGGTYLLGVKGLVVICHGNSSRRAIANALRFGAEAIQKGVLPAVEAEVARTTEGGAEIL, from the coding sequence ATGAACCACGCAAGAACCAGTCCTGGGCCCGATGCTGGCCGGCCTGTCTCTGTCCCCGAGCATGTACCCGCGCCCGAGCGGTCGCCAGAGGCTCAGGCAGTTGTCTTAACGCTCGACGCGGAGGGCGGCGACCATGCTCCTGAGGAGATAGTGGCGGGAGCTCTTGAAGTTGCTGGCCCACGGCTTCGTGTCTTACTGGTAGGGCGGCCTGAAGTGCTGAGTCCTTTACTAGGGGAGCATGCGGGGCGTTCTTATGTTGAGGTAGTCCCAAGCCGGACGGTGATAACCTGCGAGGACGAGCCGGCCGCAGCCGTGAAAAACATGCCGGACTCTTCGATTGTCGTGGGAGCTAGAACTGTGGCTGAGGGCCGCTCGCAGGGATTTGTGTCCGCAGGGAGCACTGGCGCCGTTTTGGCCGCTTCCCTTCTTGTGATCAGACGTGCAGGCAACATTCGTCGCCCGGCGATTGTCACGACTATTCCGGGAGAAAGCGGACCCGTCGCTCTGTTGGATGCGGGAGCCAATGCCGACTGTCGGCCGGAGCATCTCTTGGAATTTGCACGCTTAGGCAGCGCCTTTGCTCGCACTGTTCTCGGCATTGCCCAGCCCCGAGTTGGCCTTCTTAACATCGGGGAGGAGCCTGCAAAAGGTAACGAACTTGCCAGAGCGGCCTACAAGCTGCTCGAGGCCTCGGGTCTCGTCTTTGTGGGCAACGTTGAGGGAAGGGACCTTTTGACTGGCGCCGCCGATGTTGTGGTTACGGATGGATTTACGGGAAATGTGGCTCTCAAATTGCTGGAGGGGTGCGCTTCGTCGATATTTCGCAGGGTAAAGACGGCGGCCAACGCCAATATGTTGACCAAGGTCGGCGGTCTCTTGCTTCGCCCGGCTCTCCGGCAGCTGCGCAGCAGCTTGGATCCGGAGGAATACGGGGGAACCTATCTATTGGGTGTTAAGGGACTGGTAGTCATCTGCCACGGGAATTCTTCCCGCCGGGCCATTGCCAACGCGCTTCGCTTTGGTGCAGAGGCCATACAGAAAGGGGTACTTCCTGCTGTGGAGGCTGAGGTCGCTCGCACCACAGAGGGCGGAGCCGAAATCTTGTAA